TGAATTTAGCGGTGGACTTTATTAAGGCTGATGCTAGTACCGCCGAGTTGGTGCAAGACCGTTATATAGCCCCTTCCCCCGATCTAGAGACGCTGTTGCAGTATCCCCAAGACTCCCTGGGCTATTGCTATGCTGCCTCGTTGACGGAAGCAGGATTTGACCCGGAATTTTACCGTGCGATCGCAGTTCGAGACGATGCCAGCTACATCCTCCTCCGACTCCGCCAAACCCACGATATTTGGCATCTGATCACCGGATTCGGCACTGATGTGGCGGGGGAACTGGGCCTGAAAGCCTTTGAACTGGCTCAAACTCGCCGCCCCATGGCTCTGGTCCTGCTCACCTTTGGCTTACTCAAGGCCCTGCTAAAAACCCCTGATGCCCTGGCCACCCTACTGCCAACCATTTCCCAGGGATATCAGCTAGGACTTCGAACTCAACCGCTGCTATCCCAAAAGTGGGAAGCGCAATGGGAGAAGCCGCTGCAGCAATGGCAACAAGAGCTGGGCTTCACCGGCTGAAATCTGAGGCAGTCCAACACCAGCCCTGGACTGCCTGAGGGATTACATCAAGATTTAAGGAGCGCAAGACTATGAAATATATCGCTTTCGGGCTGTTCGCCTTTCTCGTTTTGATTATTCTGGCTGGATATGGCGCCGTTAGTTGGGTAGATATCGCCACCATTCATTTCGTGGATTGGATTATAGGGTTCGCCATCTTTGGGTGGCTGGTGACCATTACCACCGTCCCCTGGAATGTCCATTTTCAGGCCCGCGAAGTGGTGGCGGAAATCAATCTTTCCCTAGAAAAAGGCATTCCCATTGATCCAGAGCAACGCCAATATGCCGTGATGGTTGGTCGTCGAAGTTTATGGGTTGCTTTAGCCTTGCATGGGGTCTCTGCCATCGGTCTCTTTGCCTTAGCCTGGTGGCACATTAGCGCCATTGGCTATTTGGGTTCCCTAGCGGCTCTCCTTTTGGCTGTGCTACGTCCTAGCATCAGAGCTTACGCTTTTCTCGCCCGCCGCCTATCCATGATTCAACGCCAGTGCAAATATCCTCGGGAAGATGTGTTGGAGTTGCGGGGCCGCATCGCCCTGCAGGAAAAACAGATCGAAAGTTTAGTGCAACGGCTTAATCTGGACGATCCAACCGCCTGGATTAGTGAGCAGCAGCGGCAATGGGAGTCTATCCGTCAGGATCTCAATCGAATGATGACGGCCCTGGAAACCCTCAAGGTCAATAATCAGGTGGAACATCAGCAGTTAGCGAGGGATACGGAGAGTGCGATCGCAAGCCTGAGCGAAGATGCTCAATTCCTCAATCAAGTCCGGGAGCTGATCCGCTTTGTTAAAACGGCCTAATCTAGCCCCGTAAGCTATCCTAAACACCAGTCGCCTCAACTGTCACAGCTTGTTTTTTAGCGTTATTATCCCCACCTATAATCGTCTGCCGATCTTGCAAAAATGTTTGGCAGCCCTCTCCCAGCAGTCTTTAACCGCTCCTCATACCTATGAAGTGGTTGTGGTGGATGATGGCTCTACCGACGACACCGTTTCTTGGTTGCAGGCTCAGGCATTTCCCCAACTACAGCATTGCTGCCAGGTTCACCAAGGCCCAGCTGCTGCCCGTAATCTCGGACTGCAAAAAGCCCAAGGCGATACCATCGTGTTTATCGATAGTGATTTAGTGGTCACCGAGTCCTTCCTACAATCCCATGCTGAGGCAATCCAGGCGGCACAGCAGC
The genomic region above belongs to Acaryochloris sp. CCMEE 5410 and contains:
- a CDS encoding Coq4 family protein, which codes for MLLSHPLTTSRNVFSIGKGVISLLRNPSNTQSVYDIEDGLYGSQAMNLAVDFIKADASTAELVQDRYIAPSPDLETLLQYPQDSLGYCYAASLTEAGFDPEFYRAIAVRDDASYILLRLRQTHDIWHLITGFGTDVAGELGLKAFELAQTRRPMALVLLTFGLLKALLKTPDALATLLPTISQGYQLGLRTQPLLSQKWEAQWEKPLQQWQQELGFTG